The following are encoded together in the Vibrio splendidus genome:
- the rpoB gene encoding DNA-directed RNA polymerase subunit beta: MVYSYTEKKRIRKDFGTRPQVLDIPYLLSIQLDSFDKFIEQDPEGQYGLEAAFRSVFPIQSYNGNSELQYVSYRLGEPVFDVKECQIRGVTYSKPLRVKLRLVIFDRDAPAGTVKDIKEQEVYMGEIPLMTDNGTFVINGTERVIVSQLHRSPGVFFDSDKGKTHSSGKVLYNARVIPYRGSWLDFEFDPKDNLFVRIDRRRKLPASIILRALGKSTEEILDLFFDKVNFEVKDQTLLMELVPDRLRGETASFDIESNGKTYVETGRRVTARHIRQLEKDGVEHIEVPVEYIVEKIAAKDYINEATGEIIVGANQEISLEALANLSQAGHKTLEVLFTNDLDHGPFMSDTLRADSTVDRISALVEIYRMMRPGEPPTKEAAESLFESLFFSEDRYDLSTVGRMKFNSSIEREEEEERGTLDESDIIEVMKKLIGIRNGIGEVDDIDHLGNRRIRSVGEMAENQFRVGLVRVERAVKERLSLGDLDAIMPQDLINAKPISAAVKEFFGSSQLSQFMDQNNPLSEVTHKRRISALGPGGLTRERAGFEVRDVHVTHYGRLCPIETPEGPNIGLINSLSAFARCNDYGFLETPYRRVVDGVVTEEVDYLSAIQEGQFVIAQANTILTEEGTFADELITARQKGESGLHPREHVDYMDVATNQVVSIAASLIPFLEHDDANRALMGANMQRQAVPTLRADKPLVGTGIERNIAVDSGVTAVAKRGGQVQSVDASRIVVKVNEDELVPGEAGIDIYNLTKYTRSNQNTCINQRPTVLPGEPVARGDVLADGPSTDLGELALGQNMRIAFMPWNGYNFEDSILVSERVVQEDRFTTIHIQELSCVARDTKLGSEEITADIPNVGESALSKLDESGIVYIGAEVKGGDILVGKVTPKGETQLTPEEKLLRAIFGEKASDVKDTSLRVPNSVSGTIIDVQVFTRDGVEKDKRALEIEQMQLKEAKKDLTEEFQILEGGLLNRVKAVLLSGGYSEAKLDTIGRKQWLEQVLEDDALQTQLEQLAEQWDELKADFDKKFETKRRKITQGDDLAPGVLKIVKVYLAVKRRIQPGDKMAGRHGNKGVISKINPVEDMPYDEKGQPVDIVLNPLGVPSRMNIGQILEVHLGLAAKGIGDKINQMVKEQQELHKFREFLQKVYDLGDTRQKVDIAELSDDQVRTLIKNLRGGLPIATPVFDGASESLIKELLKLGDLPESGQLKLFDGRTGDSFERPVTVGYMYMLKLNHLVDDKMHARSTGSYSLVTQQPLGGKAQFGGQRFGEMEVWALEAYGAAYTLQEMLTVKSDDVNGRTKMYKNIVDGNHSMEPGMPESFNVLLKEIRSLGINIELEDEE; this comes from the coding sequence ATGGTTTACTCTTATACCGAGAAAAAGCGCATCCGTAAGGATTTTGGTACTCGTCCACAAGTTTTGGACATTCCATACCTGTTATCGATCCAGCTTGATTCTTTCGATAAATTCATCGAACAGGATCCAGAAGGTCAATACGGTCTTGAAGCTGCTTTCCGTTCTGTATTTCCAATTCAGAGCTACAACGGCAATTCTGAGCTGCAATACGTTAGCTACCGTCTTGGTGAGCCAGTTTTTGACGTTAAAGAATGTCAAATCCGCGGTGTAACTTACTCAAAGCCACTACGCGTAAAACTACGTCTAGTTATCTTTGATCGAGACGCACCAGCAGGCACTGTAAAAGACATTAAAGAACAAGAAGTCTACATGGGCGAAATTCCGCTTATGACAGACAATGGTACTTTCGTAATTAATGGTACCGAGAGGGTTATCGTATCCCAGCTGCACCGAAGCCCAGGCGTGTTCTTCGACAGTGATAAGGGTAAGACCCACTCATCAGGTAAAGTTCTTTATAACGCACGTGTAATTCCTTACCGTGGCTCATGGTTAGACTTTGAGTTCGATCCTAAGGATAACTTATTCGTACGTATCGACCGTCGTCGTAAGCTACCAGCATCGATTATTCTTCGTGCACTTGGTAAATCGACTGAAGAGATCCTAGATCTGTTCTTCGACAAGGTGAACTTCGAAGTTAAAGACCAAACTCTACTTATGGAGTTGGTTCCTGATCGTCTACGTGGTGAAACTGCGTCATTCGACATCGAATCAAACGGTAAAACTTACGTTGAGACTGGTCGTCGTGTTACTGCTCGCCATATCCGTCAACTTGAAAAAGATGGCGTTGAGCACATCGAAGTACCAGTAGAGTACATCGTTGAAAAGATTGCTGCGAAAGATTACATCAACGAAGCAACTGGCGAGATCATCGTTGGCGCAAACCAAGAGATTAGCCTAGAAGCACTTGCTAACCTGTCTCAAGCAGGTCACAAGACTCTAGAAGTGCTGTTCACGAATGACCTAGACCATGGTCCATTCATGTCAGACACTCTACGTGCGGATAGCACAGTAGATCGCATCTCTGCATTGGTAGAAATCTACCGCATGATGCGCCCTGGCGAGCCACCAACGAAAGAAGCTGCAGAATCATTGTTCGAAAGCCTATTCTTCTCTGAAGATCGTTACGACCTATCAACTGTAGGCCGTATGAAATTCAACAGCTCTATCGAGCGTGAAGAAGAAGAAGAGCGCGGTACTCTGGATGAATCAGACATCATCGAAGTGATGAAGAAACTGATCGGCATCCGTAACGGTATTGGTGAGGTGGACGATATCGACCACCTTGGCAACCGTCGTATCCGTTCTGTAGGTGAAATGGCAGAAAACCAATTCCGTGTTGGTCTAGTTCGTGTAGAACGTGCCGTTAAAGAGCGCCTAAGCCTTGGTGACCTTGATGCAATCATGCCTCAAGATCTTATCAACGCTAAGCCGATCTCTGCTGCAGTTAAAGAATTCTTTGGCTCTTCACAGCTTTCACAGTTTATGGACCAAAACAACCCATTGTCAGAAGTTACGCACAAACGTCGTATCTCTGCTTTAGGTCCTGGTGGTCTTACTCGTGAGCGCGCAGGCTTCGAAGTACGTGACGTTCACGTAACTCACTACGGTCGTCTATGTCCGATCGAAACGCCTGAAGGTCCAAACATCGGTCTAATTAACTCGCTATCTGCGTTTGCACGTTGTAACGATTACGGTTTCCTAGAAACTCCGTACCGTCGTGTAGTAGATGGTGTAGTAACAGAAGAAGTTGATTACCTGTCTGCAATCCAGGAAGGTCAATTCGTAATCGCGCAAGCAAACACTATTCTTACAGAAGAAGGTACGTTTGCAGATGAGCTAATCACAGCTCGTCAAAAAGGTGAATCTGGTCTTCACCCACGCGAGCACGTTGACTACATGGACGTTGCGACAAACCAAGTAGTATCTATCGCTGCTTCGCTTATCCCGTTCCTAGAACACGATGATGCGAACCGTGCATTGATGGGTGCCAACATGCAACGTCAAGCGGTACCAACACTTAGAGCTGATAAGCCTCTAGTAGGTACTGGTATTGAACGTAACATCGCAGTTGACTCTGGTGTTACAGCGGTTGCTAAACGTGGTGGTCAAGTTCAGTCTGTAGACGCTTCTCGTATCGTAGTTAAGGTTAACGAAGATGAATTGGTACCTGGCGAAGCTGGTATCGATATCTACAACCTAACTAAGTACACGCGTTCGAACCAAAACACATGTATTAACCAACGTCCAACTGTACTTCCTGGTGAACCAGTTGCACGCGGTGATGTTCTTGCTGATGGTCCTTCAACTGACCTTGGTGAACTTGCTCTTGGCCAAAACATGCGTATCGCATTCATGCCTTGGAACGGTTACAACTTCGAAGACTCGATCTTAGTATCTGAGCGCGTAGTTCAAGAAGACCGTTTCACGACAATCCACATTCAAGAACTATCTTGTGTGGCTCGTGATACTAAGCTGGGTTCTGAAGAGATCACAGCTGATATTCCAAACGTAGGTGAGTCTGCTCTGTCTAAACTAGACGAGTCAGGTATCGTTTACATTGGTGCTGAAGTTAAGGGTGGCGACATCCTAGTTGGTAAAGTAACCCCTAAAGGTGAAACTCAACTGACTCCTGAAGAGAAGCTACTACGTGCTATCTTCGGTGAGAAAGCATCTGATGTTAAAGATACTTCTCTACGTGTACCAAACTCTGTTTCGGGTACTATCATCGATGTACAAGTCTTCACTCGCGATGGCGTAGAGAAAGACAAACGTGCACTTGAAATCGAACAGATGCAGCTTAAAGAAGCTAAGAAAGATCTAACTGAAGAGTTCCAAATTCTTGAGGGTGGCCTTCTTAACCGTGTTAAAGCTGTACTTCTGTCTGGTGGTTACTCTGAAGCTAAGCTTGATACTATCGGTCGTAAGCAATGGCTAGAGCAAGTTCTAGAAGACGATGCGCTACAAACACAGCTTGAGCAACTTGCTGAGCAGTGGGATGAGCTAAAAGCAGACTTCGATAAGAAGTTTGAAACTAAGCGTCGTAAAATCACTCAAGGTGATGATCTAGCGCCTGGCGTTCTTAAGATTGTTAAAGTTTACCTAGCGGTTAAACGTCGTATCCAGCCTGGTGATAAGATGGCCGGTCGTCACGGTAACAAAGGTGTAATCTCTAAGATTAACCCTGTTGAAGACATGCCATACGATGAGAAAGGTCAGCCTGTAGACATCGTACTTAACCCGCTGGGTGTACCATCGCGTATGAACATCGGTCAGATCCTAGAAGTTCACTTAGGTTTGGCTGCGAAAGGTATCGGTGACAAGATCAACCAAATGGTTAAGGAACAACAAGAACTGCATAAGTTCCGTGAGTTCCTACAGAAGGTTTATGATCTTGGTGATACTCGTCAGAAAGTTGATATTGCTGAACTGTCTGATGATCAAGTTCGTACACTGATTAAGAACCTACGTGGCGGTCTACCGATTGCTACTCCTGTGTTCGACGGTGCTTCTGAGTCTCTAATCAAAGAACTACTTAAACTGGGTGATCTGCCAGAATCTGGTCAGCTTAAACTGTTTGATGGTCGTACTGGTGATTCGTTTGAGCGTCCTGTAACTGTTGGTTACATGTACATGCTGAAACTGAACCACTTGGTTGATGACAAGATGCATGCTCGTTCAACTGGTTCTTACAGCCTAGTAACTCAGCAACCACTTGGTGGTAAAGCTCAGTTCGGTGGTCAGCGTTTCGGTGAGATGGAAGTATGGGCACTAGAAGCATACGGTGCTGCATATACTCTACAAGAAATGCTAACAGTTAAGTCGGATGACGTTAACGGCCGTACTAAGATGTATAAGAACATCGTAGATGGCAACCATAGCATGGAACCTGGCATGCCAGAGTCGTTCAACGTACTGTTGAAAGAGATTCGCTCGCTAGGTATCAACATCGAGCTAGAAGACGAAGAGTAA
- the rplL gene encoding 50S ribosomal protein L7/L12 produces the protein MSITNEQILDAVAEMSVMQVVELIEAMEEKFGVTAAAAVVAGGASAEAAAEQTEFDVILTGAGANKVQVIKAVRGATGLGLKEAKGLVDSAPAALKEGVDKAEAEALKAQLEEVGASVEIK, from the coding sequence ATGTCTATTACTAACGAGCAAATCCTAGACGCAGTTGCAGAAATGTCTGTAATGCAAGTTGTTGAGCTTATCGAAGCTATGGAAGAAAAATTCGGTGTTACTGCTGCTGCTGCAGTTGTAGCTGGTGGTGCTTCTGCTGAAGCTGCTGCTGAGCAAACTGAATTCGACGTTATCCTTACTGGCGCTGGCGCAAACAAAGTACAAGTTATCAAAGCTGTACGTGGCGCAACTGGCCTAGGTCTTAAAGAAGCTAAGGGTCTTGTAGACTCAGCTCCTGCAGCGCTTAAAGAAGGCGTTGACAAAGCTGAAGCTGAAGCTCTTAAAGCACAGCTAGAAGAAGTTGGCGCTTCTGTTGAAATCAAGTAA